The proteins below come from a single Haemorhous mexicanus isolate bHaeMex1 chromosome 20, bHaeMex1.pri, whole genome shotgun sequence genomic window:
- the LOC132336508 gene encoding uncharacterized protein LOC132336508 isoform X1, translated as MDSPHLLHLGFLLLALAAPPPSIAMSNAGPTKGTQGSTTMAVYYCKDYESCKCKNGKINFKNFTKIAEIKNKINTIPDVTVELVTNKSHITVCFEQGNSCLEGIYGIFSDETDPPKLWCGILNSGENGGGNISPEDKNVCCEAEADAWHHTPKLKCYIQKSRPKHTALPVAIAGEGILGNPEFLTSKKNSLGILLAFLFVGVCTGWGTMFYFLRLRRRQASRQDRQASDREKLTHP; from the exons atgGACTCCCCCCACCTCCTGCACTTGGgtttcctgctcctggctcttgCTGCTCCCCCTCCAA gTATTGCCATGTCCAATGCTGGCCCTACTAAGGGGACACAAGGCAGCACAACTATGGCAGTCTACTACTGTAAGGACTATGAAAGCTGCAAATGcaagaatgggaaaataaattttaaaaactttacaaaaattgctgaaataaaaaacaagatAAATACTATACCAGATGTAACAGTTGAGTTGGTGACCAACAAATCACACATCACTGTTTGCTTTGAGCAAGGAAATTCCTGTCTTGAAGGAATTTATGGCATCTTCTCGGATGAAACTGATCCACCAAAACTCTGGTGTGGCATCCTGAATTCTGGAG AAAACGGAGGAGGTAACATCAGTCCTGAGGACAAGAATGTTTGCTGTGAAGCAGAGGCAGATGCCTGGCACCACACCCCCAAACTGAAGTGCTACATTCAAAAGTCACGTCCAAAACACACTGCACTGCCAGTTGCCATTGCTGGTGAGGGAATTCTAG GTAATCCTGAATTTCTCACCAGCAAAAAGAACAGCCTTGGCATCTTATTGGCATTCCTGTTTGTTGGGGTTTGCACAGGATGGGGCACCATGTTTTACTTCTTGCGGCTGCGGCGTCGCCAAG CTTCTAGGCAAGACAGACAGGCTTCTGACAGAGAAAAGCTCACACATCCTTGA
- the LOC132336508 gene encoding uncharacterized protein LOC132336508 isoform X2 has protein sequence MDSPHLLHLGFLLLALAAPPPSIAMSNAGPTKGTQGSTTMAVYYCKDYESCKCKNGKINFKNFTKIAEIKNKINTIPDVTVELVTNKSHITVCFEQGNSCLEGIYGIFSDETDPPKLWCGILNSGENGGGNISPEDKNVCCEAEADAWHHTPKLKCYIQKSRPKHTALPVAIAGNPEFLTSKKNSLGILLAFLFVGVCTGWGTMFYFLRLRRRQASRQDRQASDREKLTHP, from the exons atgGACTCCCCCCACCTCCTGCACTTGGgtttcctgctcctggctcttgCTGCTCCCCCTCCAA gTATTGCCATGTCCAATGCTGGCCCTACTAAGGGGACACAAGGCAGCACAACTATGGCAGTCTACTACTGTAAGGACTATGAAAGCTGCAAATGcaagaatgggaaaataaattttaaaaactttacaaaaattgctgaaataaaaaacaagatAAATACTATACCAGATGTAACAGTTGAGTTGGTGACCAACAAATCACACATCACTGTTTGCTTTGAGCAAGGAAATTCCTGTCTTGAAGGAATTTATGGCATCTTCTCGGATGAAACTGATCCACCAAAACTCTGGTGTGGCATCCTGAATTCTGGAG AAAACGGAGGAGGTAACATCAGTCCTGAGGACAAGAATGTTTGCTGTGAAGCAGAGGCAGATGCCTGGCACCACACCCCCAAACTGAAGTGCTACATTCAAAAGTCACGTCCAAAACACACTGCACTGCCAGTTGCCATTGCTG GTAATCCTGAATTTCTCACCAGCAAAAAGAACAGCCTTGGCATCTTATTGGCATTCCTGTTTGTTGGGGTTTGCACAGGATGGGGCACCATGTTTTACTTCTTGCGGCTGCGGCGTCGCCAAG CTTCTAGGCAAGACAGACAGGCTTCTGACAGAGAAAAGCTCACACATCCTTGA
- the LOC132336508 gene encoding uncharacterized protein LOC132336508 isoform X3, giving the protein MDSPHLLHLGFLLLALAAPPPSIAMSNAGPTKGTQGSTTMAVYYCKDYESCKCKNGKINFKNFTKIAEIKNKINTIPDVTVELVTNKSHITVCFEQGNSCLEGIYGIFSDETDPPKLWCGILNSGENGGGNISPEDKNVCCEAEADAWHHTPKLKCYIQKSRPKHTALPVAIADGARSFVWCLRGSSWLSTPACFTWMLCFLLLCSF; this is encoded by the exons atgGACTCCCCCCACCTCCTGCACTTGGgtttcctgctcctggctcttgCTGCTCCCCCTCCAA gTATTGCCATGTCCAATGCTGGCCCTACTAAGGGGACACAAGGCAGCACAACTATGGCAGTCTACTACTGTAAGGACTATGAAAGCTGCAAATGcaagaatgggaaaataaattttaaaaactttacaaaaattgctgaaataaaaaacaagatAAATACTATACCAGATGTAACAGTTGAGTTGGTGACCAACAAATCACACATCACTGTTTGCTTTGAGCAAGGAAATTCCTGTCTTGAAGGAATTTATGGCATCTTCTCGGATGAAACTGATCCACCAAAACTCTGGTGTGGCATCCTGAATTCTGGAG AAAACGGAGGAGGTAACATCAGTCCTGAGGACAAGAATGTTTGCTGTGAAGCAGAGGCAGATGCCTGGCACCACACCCCCAAACTGAAGTGCTACATTCAAAAGTCACGTCCAAAACACACTGCACTGCCAGTTGCCATTGCTG ATGGGGCCCGCTCCTTTGTGTGGTGCTTACGAGGCAGCTCGTGGCTTAGCACTCCTGCTTGCTTCACTTGGatgctctgttttcttctactCTGCAG CTTCTAG
- the LOC132336509 gene encoding T-cell antigen CD7-like isoform X2 codes for MLWMLCLPNASLLLLLLPCFPAQDAKSRRPLEQSPLHANPEQGQSVNITCVLKSSHEDERFILLRTHVQPGRVLSVSNLNGSEVSPAFGNRLEYSKEGNRIVVFLHELQEKDSDNYICAQEVRGSPLLSASGTMVLVKEVEQACEKSSWDLYALLMVVAVLCCALVCCFLYHVDVKKYFQKKKPNVVYEDMSYNSRRSTLVRTNTYSRGE; via the exons ATGCTGTGGATGTTGTGTCTCCCAAATGCatccctccttctcctgcttctcccGTGCTTCCCTGCCCAGGACG CTAAATCCAGAAGGCCTCTGGAACAATCACCACTCCACGCCAACCCTGAGCAAGGCCAGTCTGTCAACATCACCTGTGTGTTGAAAAGCTCACATGAAGATGAGAGGTTTATTTTGCTCAGGACTCATgtgcagcctggcagagttcTGTCTGTGTCAAATCTCAATGGGTCAGAGGTTTCTCCTGCCTTTGGGAATCGCTTGGAGTATTCAAAGGAAGGAAATAGAATTGTGGTATTTCTACACGAGCTACAGGAAAAGGACAGTGATAACTACATCTGTGCCCAGGAGGTGAGGGGttcccctctgctctctgcaagtGGCACCATGGTGCTGGTTAAAG aagTGGAGCAGGCATGTGAGAAGAGCTCCTGGGATTTGTATGCCCTTCTCAtggtggtggctgtgctgtgctgtgccctggtgTGCTGCTTCTTGTACCATGTGGAT gtgaagaaatatttccagaagaaaaagccCAATGTGGTGTATGAAGACATGTCCTACAACTCTAGACGGAGCACCCTGGTCAGAACCAACACCTATTCCAGAGGTGAATAA
- the LOC132336509 gene encoding T-cell antigen CD7-like isoform X1 yields the protein MLWMLCLPNASLLLLLLPCFPAQDGGGNEQPTDVISAWEGDSINIICPVYGSEYQLGMVLRAVRQSVNVIYCPKEKPPSINPAFANRTECSKEGENLRITLHRLQESDSEIYTCVEILNIEEISRKTTMVLVKAKSRRPLEQSPLHANPEQGQSVNITCVLKSSHEDERFILLRTHVQPGRVLSVSNLNGSEVSPAFGNRLEYSKEGNRIVVFLHELQEKDSDNYICAQEVRGSPLLSASGTMVLVKEVEQACEKSSWDLYALLMVVAVLCCALVCCFLYHVDVKKYFQKKKPNVVYEDMSYNSRRSTLVRTNTYSRGE from the exons ATGCTGTGGATGTTGTGTCTCCCAAATGCatccctccttctcctgcttctcccGTGCTTCCCTGCCCAGGACG gTGGAGGTAATGAACAGCCCACAGACGTTATCAGTGCTTGGGAAGGAGACTCCATCAACATAATTTGCCCAGTGTATGGTTCAGAATATCAATTGGGGATGGTCTTGAGAGCTGTCAGACAGAGTGTCAATGTGATATATTGTCCCAAGGAGAAACCTCCAAGTATCAATCCTGCCTTTGCTAATCGCACCGAGTGCTCAAAGGAAGGGGAGAACCTCAGGATAACCCTGCACAGGTTACAGGAGTCTGATTCTGAAATCTACACATGCGTTGAGATTTTAAATATCGAGGAGATATCTAGGAAGACAACCATGGTACTGGTCAAAG CTAAATCCAGAAGGCCTCTGGAACAATCACCACTCCACGCCAACCCTGAGCAAGGCCAGTCTGTCAACATCACCTGTGTGTTGAAAAGCTCACATGAAGATGAGAGGTTTATTTTGCTCAGGACTCATgtgcagcctggcagagttcTGTCTGTGTCAAATCTCAATGGGTCAGAGGTTTCTCCTGCCTTTGGGAATCGCTTGGAGTATTCAAAGGAAGGAAATAGAATTGTGGTATTTCTACACGAGCTACAGGAAAAGGACAGTGATAACTACATCTGTGCCCAGGAGGTGAGGGGttcccctctgctctctgcaagtGGCACCATGGTGCTGGTTAAAG aagTGGAGCAGGCATGTGAGAAGAGCTCCTGGGATTTGTATGCCCTTCTCAtggtggtggctgtgctgtgctgtgccctggtgTGCTGCTTCTTGTACCATGTGGAT gtgaagaaatatttccagaagaaaaagccCAATGTGGTGTATGAAGACATGTCCTACAACTCTAGACGGAGCACCCTGGTCAGAACCAACACCTATTCCAGAGGTGAATAA